The Christiangramia salexigens genome includes the window TTCCTTTTTATAGAAATAATAAACCGTACTTGTACCATGGTGGGTCCTAATGAAATCTATCACCCTGTCTGGCAGATTATTTCGTTTAGCAATTTCAATTCCCTTAATCACATGTTCTATGATGATCTGAGCACTTTCACGTGGAGAAAGTTCATCGTGAGAATTCACAGATGTAGTTTGATTTTCAGTAAAATATGTAGGGTTGTGCATCTTCCCTATATCGTGATATAGCGCTCCCACCCTGGCAAGCATTGCATTTGCATTGATCTCGTTTGCGGCTGCTTCCGCAAGATTAGCCACATTAAGGCTATGGTGAAAGGTGCCCGGAGCCTTTTCGGCAAGTTCTTTTAATAGCTTCGAATTAGTATCAGACAACTCTAACAAGGACATATCACTTACCATCCCAAATATCTTTTCATAGACATAAATAAGTGGTTGTACGAATAAGGTTGCGAGACCACCTAAAAGGAAGGTGAGAAAGATTTCCGGTTTCATATCATCTATATTCCCTTCCTGGATCACCGTAAAGGCGAAATAAGATATGATATAGACCATGGTGATCTGTCCTACAGAAATAAAAAGATTCGCTCGTTTATATAATTCACTTACGGTTAATATGGTTACAATTCCGGCAATGATCTGCAGAAACATATATTCATAACTGTTTGGTACAATAAACCCAAGCAAAAGAACGGTGATCACATGCGTAAACAAACCTAATCTTGCATCAAAAAAGGCTTTAAGAGTAAGTGGCAGGATACAAAGTGGCACCACATATACATATTCAATGTTAAAATTCACTACCAGGGTAGTGAGCATCACCATGAAGATGATATTAAAGAATATGAAGGTAACTTTCACATTATTTTCAAAGATGCTAATACGGTATTTTCTCATAAAGAGAAGCAACATTAACAATGCTAAAGCCACCAGGGCACTATAACCGACTATGATCCAGTTATAATTGGTCTGACTCCAAACCTGTGATTCATACTCTGCTTTTAGCGACCGGAGAATATTGTACTTATTCCCCTCCACTACTTCACCTTTAGCTATGATGCGGCTACCTTGCTCAATAATCCCTCTGGTGTAAGAAATATTGTTGAGCTTGCTTTCAAGTTCCTTTTGAGTAAGCTCATTATTAAAACTTACATTTGGTTCTACCGAATTAAAAAAGACTTCAAGGAGTTCTGTTTTAAAAGATGAGAAACCAGCATTTT containing:
- a CDS encoding HD family phosphohydrolase translates to MSDFVNKLYKNQALFYKVFLFVLTSILIVYLLPKGGKFKYDIPKGKPWQYENLYAPFDFAILKTDEEISAERQNITNSHIPYYSFDTEVTKEVKKDALKEVENVFPDSTLSVYETIIDDFVAESVQKIYEFGLLQESNRLDPDQLVYLLKGNEASEVAYNKILKQGEIRGFLSEEIENAGFSSFKTELLEVFFNSVEPNVSFNNELTQKELESKLNNISYTRGIIEQGSRIIAKGEVVEGNKYNILRSLKAEYESQVWSQTNYNWIIVGYSALVALALLMLLLFMRKYRISIFENNVKVTFIFFNIIFMVMLTTLVVNFNIEYVYVVPLCILPLTLKAFFDARLGLFTHVITVLLLGFIVPNSYEYMFLQIIAGIVTILTVSELYKRANLFISVGQITMVYIISYFAFTVIQEGNIDDMKPEIFLTFLLGGLATLFVQPLIYVYEKIFGMVSDMSLLELSDTNSKLLKELAEKAPGTFHHSLNVANLAEAAANEINANAMLARVGALYHDIGKMHNPTYFTENQTTSVNSHDELSPRESAQIIIEHVIKGIEIAKRNNLPDRVIDFIRTHHGTSTVYYFYKKEKEANENASSEDFRYPGPIPFSKETAILMMCDSVEAASKSLKEPTAVLIDNFVEKIIDKQMDEGQFLNSNITFKEIQMVKKILKRKLKNIYHLRIEYPE